The following coding sequences lie in one Pseudoalteromonas sp. Scap06 genomic window:
- the pta gene encoding phosphate acetyltransferase produces MARRIMLVPISTGVGLTSVSVGLVRALEQKTVKVNFFKPIAQPRAGETGPEKSTQIVTQGSPIKPPTPFALDYAEQMIGDGKGDDLLEEIVERFQSKINDDEVAIIEGMVPTRRQPYAGRINREIAQTLGADIVFVLTPGNYSITQIEDRLEIAAGNYGGIDHPRVLGCIFNKVNAPLDEEGRARADLVDTYKPEALDNELNRLASLPIFRKNPFMLLGAIPWDFELVAPRVKDLSAYLKATIINEGDMVHRRLRRITFCARTVSNILNYFTPGALLVTPGDRSDILVAACLSAMNGTKLGAILLTGGFEPEPRIMALCEQAMQTGLPILATEGDTWRTSLLLHNFNLEVPSDDEQRIEKVKDHNAEYIDSDWLDTLAKSVGKTRKLSPPAFRYLLTEKARKAEKTIVLPEGNEPRTIKAAAICGQRGIAKTILLGDRDEILRIAEQQGIELNEHVTVIEPSSIINDYVAPMVEIRKNKGLTEVVAQEQLQDHVVLGTMMLEQGKVDGLVSGAVNTTANTIRPPLQLIKTAPGSSLVSSVFFMLLPDQVLVYGDCAINPDPNAEQLADIAIQSADSAAAFGIEPRVAMISYSTGDSGSGADVEKVRAATKLAQQKRPDLIIDGPLQYDAAIMESVAIKKAPNSPVAGKATVFIFPDLNTGNTTYKAVQRSADLISIGPMLQGMRKPVNDLSRGALVDDIVYTIALTAIQAAQAEALN; encoded by the coding sequence ATGGCTCGTCGTATTATGTTGGTACCTATCTCTACAGGGGTAGGTTTAACCTCAGTATCAGTTGGTTTAGTAAGAGCGCTGGAACAAAAGACGGTTAAGGTTAACTTTTTCAAACCTATCGCCCAGCCGCGTGCAGGTGAAACTGGCCCTGAAAAATCGACCCAAATTGTTACTCAAGGATCACCGATTAAGCCGCCAACACCATTTGCACTCGATTACGCAGAGCAAATGATTGGTGATGGTAAAGGTGATGACTTATTAGAAGAAATTGTTGAGCGTTTTCAAAGTAAGATAAACGATGACGAAGTGGCCATAATCGAAGGAATGGTGCCAACTCGTCGCCAACCTTATGCAGGACGCATAAACCGTGAAATTGCACAAACCTTAGGGGCCGATATTGTATTTGTGCTTACCCCTGGGAATTACAGTATTACCCAAATTGAAGATCGCCTTGAAATTGCTGCTGGAAATTACGGTGGCATAGATCACCCTCGTGTGCTGGGTTGTATTTTCAATAAAGTAAATGCCCCTCTAGATGAAGAAGGCCGTGCTCGCGCTGATTTAGTCGATACTTACAAGCCAGAAGCGCTTGATAACGAGCTTAACCGCCTGGCTTCTTTACCAATTTTTAGAAAAAACCCTTTTATGTTACTTGGTGCCATTCCGTGGGATTTTGAGCTGGTAGCGCCACGCGTTAAAGATTTAAGTGCTTATCTAAAAGCCACTATTATTAATGAAGGCGACATGGTGCATCGTCGACTAAGACGCATTACTTTTTGTGCCCGTACAGTATCAAATATTCTAAATTATTTTACCCCAGGTGCGTTATTGGTCACCCCAGGCGATCGTTCAGATATATTGGTTGCAGCCTGCTTGTCTGCTATGAACGGTACTAAACTAGGCGCTATTTTGCTCACCGGTGGCTTTGAGCCTGAGCCGCGCATCATGGCGCTGTGCGAACAAGCCATGCAAACAGGGCTGCCTATTTTAGCAACCGAAGGCGACACTTGGCGCACCTCGTTATTACTGCATAACTTTAACCTAGAAGTGCCAAGCGATGATGAACAGCGCATTGAAAAGGTAAAAGATCATAACGCAGAGTATATAGATTCTGATTGGTTAGATACCTTAGCTAAAAGTGTGGGGAAAACCCGAAAACTATCCCCTCCTGCCTTTAGGTATTTATTGACTGAAAAAGCTCGTAAAGCCGAAAAAACAATTGTATTGCCTGAAGGTAACGAACCTAGAACCATTAAAGCAGCCGCTATTTGTGGCCAGCGTGGCATTGCTAAAACAATTTTATTAGGTGATCGTGATGAAATATTGCGTATAGCCGAGCAGCAAGGCATTGAGCTTAACGAGCATGTAACTGTAATTGAGCCAAGCAGTATCATAAATGACTACGTAGCACCTATGGTGGAAATCCGTAAGAATAAAGGTCTTACCGAAGTAGTCGCCCAAGAGCAACTACAAGATCACGTCGTACTTGGCACCATGATGCTAGAGCAAGGTAAAGTCGATGGTCTGGTATCGGGTGCGGTAAACACCACTGCCAATACCATTCGCCCACCGCTACAGTTAATCAAAACCGCGCCAGGTTCATCATTAGTGTCATCTGTGTTCTTTATGCTATTACCGGATCAGGTTCTAGTTTATGGTGATTGCGCTATTAATCCCGATCCTAATGCCGAACAACTAGCCGACATTGCAATTCAATCTGCCGACTCAGCAGCAGCATTTGGTATTGAACCTCGCGTAGCCATGATAAGTTACAGTACTGGTGATTCAGGCAGTGGGGCTGATGTAGAAAAAGTGCGAGCGGCAACTAAACTGGCCCAGCAAAAGCGCCCAGATCTAATTATAGATGGACCACTACAGTATGATGCGGCAATTATGGAAAGTGTAGCGATTAAAAAGGCACCTAACAGCCCTGTTGCAGGTAAAGCAACGGTGTTTATATTCCCTGATTTAAATACTGGCAACACCACCTATAAAGCGGTACAACGAAGCGCTGATTTGATCAGTATAGGTCCGATGCTGCAAGGGATGCGTAAACCAGTTAACGACTTAAGCCGTGGCGCATTAGTTGACGACATAGTGTATACCATTGCTTTAACTGCCATTCAAGCAGCGCAAGCTGAGGCACTTAATTAA
- the rlmA gene encoding 23S rRNA (guanine(745)-N(1))-methyltransferase translates to MSLHYHCPICKQPLALNDKTLRCDNNHSFDFAKEGYVNLLPVQNKNSKQPGDSLEMVQARRSFLEQGYYGFLQTALANIVKPLNADIVIDLGCGEGFYTHAIANNSQANVYGVDISKSAVKYAAKRYKQCHFSVASISQAPFDDHLADVLVSVFAPLFDSELARLVKDNGCLIVASPGPTHLKELKDYIYSNVNEHTEIAAPAGFENTSQQLITEQVSLTFNDVKNLIMMTPFAWKFRPEHWQALEQKQNHSVTLSFYITQFTKIAL, encoded by the coding sequence ATGAGTCTTCATTACCATTGCCCTATTTGTAAACAGCCACTAGCACTCAATGATAAAACATTACGATGCGATAATAATCACAGCTTCGATTTTGCCAAAGAAGGCTATGTAAACTTACTCCCTGTACAAAACAAAAATTCTAAACAGCCTGGCGACTCGTTGGAAATGGTACAAGCTAGGCGTTCATTTTTAGAACAAGGTTATTATGGCTTTTTACAAACGGCTTTAGCCAATATTGTTAAGCCACTTAATGCCGACATAGTGATTGATTTGGGGTGTGGTGAAGGATTTTATACTCACGCTATTGCTAACAACAGCCAGGCTAACGTATACGGTGTTGATATATCAAAGTCGGCAGTAAAATATGCGGCAAAACGTTACAAACAATGCCACTTTAGCGTTGCTTCAATTAGCCAAGCGCCTTTTGATGATCACCTTGCTGACGTTTTGGTTAGTGTATTTGCGCCTTTATTTGACAGTGAACTTGCACGCCTGGTCAAAGATAATGGTTGCTTAATTGTGGCAAGCCCAGGCCCAACTCATTTGAAAGAACTAAAAGATTATATTTATAGCAACGTAAACGAACATACCGAAATAGCAGCACCTGCGGGCTTTGAAAATACATCGCAACAATTAATCACAGAGCAGGTATCGCTTACATTTAACGATGTTAAGAACTTAATTATGATGACGCCATTTGCGTGGAAGTTTAGACCAGAACATTGGCAAGCTCTTGAGCAAAAACAAAATCATAGCGTCACCTTGTCATTTTATATTACGCAATTTACTAAAATTGCTCTTTAG
- the dapE gene encoding succinyl-diaminopimelate desuccinylase — translation MTHPVITLAQALIQRESVTPEDAGCQHMMNERLSAIGFDIESLFFTDTLNTWARKGTQSPHFCFAGHTDVVPTGPEKNWQHPPFAGLIEDGLLHGRGAADMKGSLAAMVVATERFVSKHPDHKGSISFLITSDEEGPFINGTTRVIDTLEERGEKIDMCLVGEPSSRDVLGDVVKNGRRGSLTGFLTIKGVQGHVAYPHLAQNPIHLATPALTELSQTVWDMGNDFFPATSFQISNINGGTGAGNVIPGELEVQFNFRFSTEVTHQQLQQEVNAILQKHNLNYELNWIVNGLPFLTDHGPLVDATVAAIKSVTGLTTNLETTGGTSDGRFIAQTGAKVIELGPRNATIHKVDECVSTDDLIALADIYEQILEQLLT, via the coding sequence ATGACCCATCCAGTAATTACCCTAGCCCAAGCCTTAATTCAGCGAGAGTCGGTTACACCTGAAGATGCTGGGTGCCAACATATGATGAATGAACGTCTAAGCGCTATTGGCTTTGATATTGAATCGCTATTTTTTACCGATACCCTAAACACATGGGCACGTAAAGGTACGCAATCGCCCCATTTTTGTTTTGCCGGTCATACTGATGTGGTGCCCACTGGACCTGAAAAAAACTGGCAGCACCCGCCTTTTGCGGGCCTAATTGAAGACGGTTTATTACATGGTCGTGGCGCTGCCGACATGAAAGGCTCACTGGCAGCTATGGTTGTAGCCACAGAGCGTTTTGTATCTAAGCACCCTGATCATAAAGGTTCTATCTCGTTTTTAATTACCTCAGATGAGGAAGGCCCGTTTATTAACGGCACTACCCGCGTAATAGATACTTTAGAAGAGCGCGGTGAAAAAATTGATATGTGTCTTGTTGGTGAGCCTTCATCGCGCGATGTACTCGGTGATGTGGTTAAAAATGGTCGTCGTGGTTCTTTAACTGGTTTTTTAACTATTAAAGGCGTGCAAGGTCATGTGGCTTACCCGCATTTAGCGCAAAACCCAATTCATTTAGCCACACCAGCTTTAACCGAATTAAGCCAAACTGTCTGGGATATGGGTAACGACTTTTTCCCAGCCACCAGCTTTCAAATCTCTAACATTAATGGTGGCACAGGTGCTGGTAATGTGATCCCCGGTGAGCTTGAAGTACAATTTAACTTTAGGTTTAGCACCGAAGTTACTCATCAGCAGCTGCAACAAGAAGTGAACGCGATTTTACAAAAACATAATTTGAATTACGAACTAAATTGGATTGTAAATGGCCTACCGTTTTTAACCGATCACGGTCCGTTAGTTGATGCTACCGTCGCTGCCATTAAATCAGTAACTGGCTTAACCACTAATTTAGAAACAACAGGTGGGACATCAGATGGCCGCTTTATTGCTCAAACCGGCGCTAAAGTAATCGAGCTGGGGCCACGTAACGCCACAATTCATAAAGTTGATGAGTGTGTTAGCACAGATGACCTGATCGCGCTGGCAGATATTTACGAGCAAATATTAGAACAACTGTTAACTTAA
- the xthA gene encoding exodeoxyribonuclease III has product MKVISFNINGLRARLHQLQAIIDKHQPDIIGLQEIKVHDEAFPLDDVQKMGYHVYFHGQKAHYGVAMLCKKEPKSVLKGFSTDTDESQKRMISVTVEQENGRDLHVMNGYFPQGDNINHETKFPYKRQFYQDLMTHLNSHFTPDQDVIVMGDINISPTDLDIGIGEVNAKRWLKTGKCSFQPVEREWLATLLNWGFKDTFREQNPEINDQYSWFDYRSKGFVDNRGLRIDVVLATHDLAARCIDTGIDYELRAIDKPSDHAPIWSEFN; this is encoded by the coding sequence ATGAAAGTGATTTCTTTTAATATCAATGGCCTGCGCGCTCGTCTACACCAGTTACAAGCTATTATTGATAAACATCAACCAGATATTATCGGTCTTCAAGAGATCAAGGTACACGATGAAGCGTTTCCGCTAGATGATGTACAAAAGATGGGTTACCACGTTTATTTTCATGGGCAAAAAGCCCATTACGGTGTGGCAATGTTATGCAAAAAAGAGCCTAAATCGGTATTAAAAGGCTTCTCTACTGACACCGATGAGTCGCAAAAGCGGATGATTAGCGTCACTGTAGAACAAGAAAATGGCCGTGACTTACATGTAATGAATGGCTATTTCCCACAAGGCGATAACATTAATCACGAAACTAAGTTCCCGTATAAACGTCAATTTTATCAAGATTTAATGACCCATCTAAATAGCCATTTCACTCCTGACCAAGATGTAATTGTTATGGGTGATATTAATATCTCCCCTACCGATTTAGATATTGGTATTGGTGAAGTAAACGCAAAACGTTGGTTAAAAACGGGTAAATGTTCATTTCAACCCGTTGAACGTGAGTGGCTTGCTACCTTATTAAATTGGGGCTTTAAAGACACCTTTAGAGAACAAAACCCAGAAATTAACGACCAATACTCCTGGTTTGACTATCGTTCAAAAGGGTTTGTTGATAATCGCGGTCTACGAATTGATGTGGTACTGGCAACGCATGACTTAGCGGCTCGTTGTATCGACACAGGCATAGATTATGAACTGCGTGCTATCGATAAACCGTCAGATCATGCGCCTATTTGGTCAGAGTTTAATTAA
- a CDS encoding PTS glucose transporter subunit IIA, producing the protein MKSEDVSYLTKNKICRSAIQITSPFSGKIMQMDAHPEAFFRFGTLGPGIIVSLTSHKVLAPFNGTLLQVKSGGCEFILKAKNGLKVLINLAVPDSQTLTHTHIAQLNGSKITKGQRLAYFDLRELDAPILASLIILNGHDLGTFHYSHPQVNAGVDTLLTIIKKK; encoded by the coding sequence ATGAAATCTGAAGACGTTAGCTATTTAACTAAAAATAAAATTTGCCGAAGCGCAATACAAATAACCAGTCCGTTCAGTGGCAAAATTATGCAAATGGACGCGCATCCTGAAGCTTTTTTCCGCTTTGGAACTTTAGGACCAGGGATTATTGTCAGCTTAACTAGCCATAAAGTGTTAGCGCCATTTAATGGTACTTTATTGCAAGTTAAAAGCGGCGGGTGCGAATTTATTCTAAAAGCTAAAAATGGCTTAAAAGTATTAATAAACTTAGCTGTGCCTGATTCTCAAACTCTCACGCATACTCATATTGCTCAGCTTAATGGCAGCAAAATAACCAAAGGACAGCGCCTAGCTTACTTTGATTTGCGTGAACTCGATGCGCCTATTTTAGCTAGCCTTATCATACTCAATGGCCACGACTTAGGCACTTTTCATTATTCTCACCCGCAGGTCAATGCTGGTGTAGATACCTTATTAACTATTATCAAAAAGAAGTAG
- the yfbV gene encoding terminus macrodomain insulation protein YfbV, translating into MQKSVISQVQLGRSYAKTWPMRKEVAPLFAEFKVIRATELAITVMPILAMLTLFFQINYLGSDFLPQAIASSLFFISLPLQGLLWLGKRAQTELEPAMQQWYNELFAKMVANGYDAQMGKNKPRYLELAELLKDMFDKMDKTFTKEQF; encoded by the coding sequence ATGCAAAAAAGTGTGATATCGCAAGTTCAATTAGGGCGTTCTTATGCTAAAACATGGCCAATGCGTAAAGAGGTCGCGCCATTATTTGCAGAATTTAAAGTGATCAGAGCCACTGAGCTTGCAATCACAGTAATGCCAATATTAGCCATGCTGACCCTGTTTTTTCAGATTAATTATTTAGGCTCAGATTTTCTGCCCCAAGCGATTGCCAGTAGTCTGTTTTTTATCTCGTTGCCATTACAAGGGCTTTTATGGTTGGGTAAACGTGCGCAAACTGAATTAGAGCCTGCTATGCAGCAATGGTATAACGAGTTATTTGCAAAAATGGTTGCTAACGGTTACGACGCGCAAATGGGAAAAAACAAGCCCCGCTATTTGGAGCTTGCCGAATTACTAAAAGATATGTTCGATAAAATGGATAAAACTTTTACTAAAGAGCAATTTTAG
- a CDS encoding energy-coupling factor ABC transporter permease has product MLSAQLQGLLWIVVIVIGFLSINKSTYSHLFNTPARQTGVFACALVLALLWRIKAGILPGLDLHILGITAVTLTLGWRLAILSCVLATALLTTFGQITPELVALKLIISAFIPVLLSYLVFIVCYHYLARHFFIYIFVCSFLTAGVVACINIILGGAFYYAIGEYSWHQLSENYIYLSPILAFPEAMLNGMAITVLITYRPHWVKTFFDKDYLGS; this is encoded by the coding sequence ATGTTGAGCGCGCAATTACAAGGGTTACTGTGGATTGTTGTCATCGTTATTGGCTTTTTAAGCATTAACAAATCAACATACAGTCACTTATTTAATACCCCAGCAAGACAAACAGGTGTATTTGCTTGTGCGCTGGTGCTCGCTTTATTATGGCGTATCAAGGCAGGTATTTTGCCCGGTCTCGATCTGCATATATTAGGTATAACCGCTGTAACCCTAACACTGGGGTGGCGCCTTGCTATTTTAAGTTGTGTACTCGCAACAGCGCTTTTAACTACTTTTGGACAAATAACACCTGAATTAGTCGCGTTAAAACTCATTATTAGTGCCTTTATACCGGTGTTATTAAGCTATTTAGTTTTTATTGTCTGTTATCACTATTTAGCACGGCACTTTTTTATCTATATATTTGTTTGTAGCTTTTTAACAGCAGGTGTTGTTGCCTGTATTAACATTATACTCGGTGGTGCTTTTTATTACGCAATAGGTGAATATAGTTGGCATCAGCTGAGCGAGAATTATATTTATCTAAGTCCTATTTTGGCCTTTCCTGAAGCTATGCTAAACGGTATGGCAATCACTGTACTGATCACCTATCGCCCACATTGGGTAAAAACTTTTTTTGATAAGGACTATTTAGGCTCATGA
- a CDS encoding ArsC family reductase, translating into MITLYGISNCDTIKKAKKYLSDNDIAFTFHDYRKDGVNHNMVSDFAEHIDWEQLVNKRGTTYRALSDEQKQNLTKQTAIDILVEQPAMIKRPVLVNNGQYHLGFKAAQYDEIFK; encoded by the coding sequence ATGATCACTCTCTATGGCATTAGCAACTGCGACACTATTAAAAAAGCAAAAAAATACCTAAGCGATAATGACATCGCATTCACTTTCCATGACTATCGTAAAGATGGCGTTAATCATAATATGGTTAGCGATTTTGCAGAGCATATTGACTGGGAACAACTTGTTAATAAACGTGGCACAACCTACAGAGCGCTTTCGGATGAGCAAAAGCAAAACTTAACTAAGCAAACTGCTATCGATATATTGGTTGAACAACCTGCAATGATCAAACGCCCTGTACTTGTTAATAACGGGCAGTACCACTTAGGCTTTAAAGCAGCCCAATACGATGAGATTTTTAAATAA
- a CDS encoding exonuclease III — translation MKTQLLLAASLFVSVTASAQSNTYFSKDNKLESNLCVVSANEGFSAARKMAAKHGMYLSRYSKSILCNGQDIRDIAKKESAVQVASSKVEVFAKDSHQETQLCMTALKQGLQPVRKQIGNLNTLKCNGQNVTDFVKRYQDAAI, via the coding sequence ATGAAAACTCAATTACTTTTAGCTGCCTCTCTTTTTGTTTCTGTTACTGCTTCTGCACAAAGCAATACATACTTTAGCAAAGACAACAAATTAGAGTCTAACTTGTGTGTAGTAAGCGCCAATGAAGGTTTTTCAGCTGCACGTAAAATGGCTGCAAAGCATGGTATGTACTTATCGCGTTATTCAAAAAGTATCCTATGTAATGGTCAAGATATCCGAGATATAGCTAAAAAAGAATCAGCGGTTCAAGTTGCTTCATCTAAAGTTGAAGTATTTGCAAAAGATTCACATCAAGAAACACAGTTATGTATGACTGCATTAAAGCAAGGCTTACAACCAGTACGTAAGCAAATTGGTAACTTAAACACATTAAAGTGTAATGGCCAAAACGTAACTGATTTTGTAAAGCGTTACCAAGACGCTGCAATCTAA
- a CDS encoding EF-hand domain-containing protein translates to MKKLTIASTILAALSLAACSSNQGLEKIDSDFASLDNDSDGFISKTEADDDSIWQHFSNIDTNIDNQISRTEYDAYMQLNAGKVATDSEVSESAFKADIAKFDKIENDFKSLDNDSNGFISVTEADDDDISNHFGYMDSNKDKRVSKNEFNSYIQKHGDSVAEDDALEQFKNS, encoded by the coding sequence ATGAAAAAATTAACGATAGCTTCTACTATTTTAGCCGCATTGAGCTTAGCTGCATGTTCTTCAAATCAGGGTCTAGAAAAAATCGACAGTGATTTTGCAAGCTTAGATAACGATAGCGATGGTTTTATCTCAAAAACTGAAGCTGACGATGATAGTATTTGGCAACACTTTTCAAATATAGATACAAATATAGATAATCAAATAAGTCGTACTGAATATGATGCTTATATGCAGCTAAATGCTGGTAAAGTTGCAACTGATAGTGAAGTAAGTGAGTCTGCATTTAAGGCTGATATTGCGAAGTTTGATAAAATAGAAAATGACTTTAAAAGCTTAGATAATGACAGCAACGGCTTTATTTCAGTTACTGAAGCTGACGATGATGATATTTCAAATCACTTTGGCTACATGGACAGCAATAAAGATAAACGAGTAAGTAAAAATGAGTTTAATAGCTATATCCAAAAGCATGGTGATTCTGTTGCAGAAGACGATGCACTTGAGCAATTCAAAAATAGCTAA
- a CDS encoding ACT domain-containing protein, whose amino-acid sequence MSKQTLQLHSTVLSIHSLALDADIPPALLKQPLFFISKTHDELSVVCPDDFIIDSQDTESNWQALEVIGPLGFSLTGIMANISGVLARAGVSIFSISTYDTDYILVKKQTVNKAMAALKADGYNVVT is encoded by the coding sequence ATGTCAAAACAAACACTACAATTACACAGCACTGTTTTATCAATTCATAGTTTAGCGCTTGATGCCGACATCCCTCCTGCCCTGTTAAAGCAACCATTATTTTTTATTTCAAAAACGCACGATGAACTCTCGGTCGTTTGCCCTGATGACTTTATAATTGATAGCCAAGATACAGAATCGAATTGGCAAGCATTAGAAGTAATTGGCCCATTAGGGTTTTCGTTAACCGGTATTATGGCAAATATTTCAGGAGTATTAGCAAGAGCTGGCGTGTCAATTTTTTCAATTTCAACCTATGACACCGACTATATTTTAGTAAAAAAGCAAACCGTCAACAAAGCAATGGCTGCTCTTAAAGCCGATGGCTACAACGTGGTAACTTAA
- a CDS encoding acetate kinase yields the protein MPTLPNNPNHVLVLNCGSSSLKFAIIDANTGNDIISGLAERLGDNAPSIKYKFQGEKTTIKLAANQAHAQAIDTLVDLIKDHNLDDQLVAVGHRVVHGGEHFTQSVLIDDNVIAGITQAATLAPLHGHANLLGISSAQASFKDLPQIAVFDTAFHQTMDEVAYLYALPYQLYKDFGVRRYGFHGTSHFYVAGQTAKMLALPVEESNFISAHLGNGCSVCAIKNGKSVDTSMGLTPLEGLVMGTRCGDIDPGLFNFLTTQLDYTAQQIDDLLNQKSGLLGISELSNDCRTIEEAAIAGNSQAMLALNMFCYRLAKQIAAYMVPLQKLDALIFTGGIGENSDIIREKVLTQLAFLGINLDPQANLDARFGQAGLISAANSTSKAVVMPTNEEWVIALDAANITKEL from the coding sequence ATGCCAACACTCCCAAATAATCCGAACCATGTTTTGGTACTCAATTGTGGAAGCTCAAGTCTAAAGTTTGCAATTATTGATGCAAACACAGGAAACGACATTATATCAGGTTTAGCTGAGCGCCTAGGTGATAATGCTCCCTCAATTAAATATAAGTTTCAGGGAGAAAAAACCACTATTAAGCTTGCTGCTAACCAAGCACATGCCCAAGCAATTGATACGCTGGTTGATTTAATAAAAGATCACAATTTAGACGATCAATTAGTAGCTGTGGGCCATCGCGTAGTACATGGTGGCGAGCACTTTACTCAATCAGTTTTAATTGACGATAACGTCATTGCAGGTATTACCCAAGCAGCCACACTAGCCCCTTTACATGGTCACGCTAATTTACTGGGCATCTCATCAGCACAAGCATCATTTAAAGATTTACCACAAATAGCCGTGTTTGATACCGCATTTCATCAAACTATGGATGAGGTTGCTTATCTATATGCCCTTCCTTATCAACTTTATAAGGACTTTGGGGTTAGACGCTATGGGTTTCATGGCACTAGCCATTTTTATGTAGCAGGTCAAACCGCTAAAATGCTGGCTTTACCTGTTGAAGAAAGTAACTTTATTAGCGCCCACTTAGGCAATGGCTGCTCGGTGTGTGCAATCAAAAACGGTAAAAGTGTCGATACCAGCATGGGCTTAACCCCGCTTGAAGGACTTGTAATGGGTACCCGTTGTGGTGACATTGACCCAGGGTTATTTAACTTTTTAACTACGCAGCTTGATTACACTGCGCAGCAAATTGATGACCTGCTAAATCAAAAGAGTGGCCTATTAGGAATAAGCGAGTTATCAAACGATTGCCGTACTATTGAAGAGGCTGCTATTGCTGGCAACTCGCAAGCCATGCTGGCACTTAATATGTTTTGCTACCGCTTAGCAAAACAAATAGCCGCCTACATGGTACCGCTGCAAAAATTAGATGCGCTTATTTTTACCGGTGGGATTGGCGAGAATTCCGATATTATTCGCGAAAAAGTACTTACACAGTTAGCATTTTTGGGTATCAATTTAGACCCTCAAGCAAACCTTGATGCACGGTTTGGCCAAGCTGGATTAATCAGCGCTGCTAATTCAACAAGCAAAGCGGTGGTTATGCCTACCAACGAAGAATGGGTTATTGCACTCGACGCCGCAAACATCACCAAGGAGTTATAA
- a CDS encoding M15 family metallopeptidase: protein MTANKELIQCITGQSDAHLVAIQNHYLHANIVNDFVALQSAAASAGFDLCIASSFRDFNRQSAIWNAKFSNKRVVLNKAQQAVELNSLSDIEKCTAIMLYSALPGASRHHLGTDLDIFDKGAVSDDYELQLTPDEYQHGGPFAELSQWLDTHLAEFGFYRPYQHDLGGVAPELWHISHISQSEQLMRHLSVEVLHNCIKESDLLGKDAILTHLPALYERFVLNVSPPAKQCY, encoded by the coding sequence ATGACTGCAAATAAAGAACTCATACAATGCATCACCGGACAAAGTGATGCACACCTAGTCGCCATACAAAACCATTATTTGCATGCCAATATTGTCAACGACTTTGTTGCACTGCAATCAGCGGCCGCATCCGCTGGCTTTGATTTATGTATTGCATCAAGTTTTCGAGATTTTAATCGTCAATCAGCTATTTGGAATGCTAAATTTTCAAATAAGCGCGTGGTGTTAAATAAAGCGCAACAAGCCGTTGAACTAAATTCACTGAGTGATATTGAAAAATGTACCGCCATAATGCTGTACTCTGCACTGCCAGGGGCAAGTCGCCATCATTTAGGCACTGACTTAGATATTTTTGATAAAGGCGCAGTGAGTGACGATTATGAGTTGCAACTAACCCCCGATGAATATCAGCATGGCGGACCTTTTGCCGAACTGAGTCAATGGCTAGACACCCACCTGGCAGAATTTGGATTTTATCGGCCTTATCAGCACGATTTAGGCGGTGTTGCCCCAGAACTTTGGCATATTAGCCATATTTCGCAGTCAGAGCAGCTTATGAGGCACCTGTCAGTTGAGGTATTACACAACTGCATTAAAGAGAGTGATTTATTAGGTAAAGACGCTATTTTAACCCACTTACCTGCTTTGTATGAACGCTTTGTGCTCAATGTGAGTCCACCAGCTAAGCAGTGTTATTAG